AGCGAAATCGGTGCTGTTTCCGTACAAATCGCTTCCAAAGTGCTGCAAAAAGAAGTTGATCCAAAAGCGCAGGAACAACTGGTGGATGATTACCTGAAAGACGTAGGGATCAGACAATGAGCCGCGATACTGTAGTATCGTCCCGTTACGCCAAAGCCCTTTTTGAAGCAGCGTCCGACAGTGGACGTGTGGAAGAAACTGGTCAGGAACTGAAAGCCGTTGTCGACGCGCTGGCAGCGGATCATGAATTCCGCAATTTTATCGCTACGCCGAATATATCGCTGGCTGATAAGGAAAAGGTGCTGGATAACGTATTTTCGGGCAAAGTTTCCGATGCTCTGCTGCGTACAATGGTGCTTTTGATTGAGCGCGGTAGATATGAGGTATTTCCCGAACTATTGAGCAGCTACAACAATATTGTCAGCGATACGCTGAATGTTGCAGATGCTACCGTGTACACACCGTTTCCATTAACCGAGCAAGAGCAGGCAGAAGTGTCCGCTACCTTCGGTCAATTATCAGGCAAGCGTCTTCGTATACAAAATGTAATTGATGAGTCGCTGATTGGCGGACTCAAAGTAGTCATCGGCGATAAGCTGTATGACGGCAGCGTTTCGGGCAAACTGGAACGTCTGGAAAAGTCTTTTCGGAGACAAGCATAAGAGACAGGAGGGACTGACTTGAGTATCAGACCTGAAGAAATCAGTACATTGATTAAAAGTCAAATCGAGCAGTACAAAAGCGATATTGAAGTCGTTGAAGTCGGTACCGTTATCCAAGTAAGTGATGGTATTGCTCGCGTATACGGCTTGCAAAACGCAATGTCCGGCGAACTGCTTGAGTTTTCCAATGGCGTTATGGGGATGGCACTGAACCTTGAAGCAAACAATGTCGGTGTCGTTATCCTTGGTGAATATACAGACATCCGCGAAGGCGACCAAGTAAAACGTACAGGCCGCATCATGGAAGTTCCTGTTGGCGAAGCCCTGCTGGGTCGCGTTGTTAACCCACTGGGTCAACCCGTAGACGGCAAAGGTCCAATCGCAGCAACCGAATTCCGTCCAGTTGAAGGTTCTGCACCGGGTGTTATCGACCGTAAATCGGTTCATGAGCCGATGCAAACTGGTATCAAAGCGATTGACGCCATGGTACCGATCGGTCGCGGTCAGCGCGAGCTGATCATCGGTGACCGTCAAACAGGTAAAACGGCGATTGCCATCGATGCGATCATCAACCAAAAAGGCCAAGGCGTAAAATGTATTTACGTTGCTATCGGTCAAAAGCAATCTACAGTAGCACAGGTAGTGGAAACGCTGCGCCGTCACGGTGCACTGGAATACACGATCATCGTGACTGCATCCGCATCCGATCCGTCCCCACTGTTGTACATAGCTCCTTACGCGGGCTGCGCAATGGGCGAGTACTTTATGTACAAAGGCGAGCATGCGCTGATCATCTATGATGACCTGTCCAAACAGGCAGCCGCTTACCGCGAACTGTCCTTGCTGCTCCGTCGTCCACCGGGCCGCGAAGCCTTCCCTGGTGATGTATTCTACCTGCACTCCCGTTTGCTGGAACGTGCAGCGAAACTGAGTGACGCACGAGGCGGCGGTTCCCTGACGGCACTGCCATTTATCGAAACGC
The sequence above is drawn from the Paenibacillus sp. JQZ6Y-1 genome and encodes:
- a CDS encoding F0F1 ATP synthase subunit delta; this encodes MSRDTVVSSRYAKALFEAASDSGRVEETGQELKAVVDALAADHEFRNFIATPNISLADKEKVLDNVFSGKVSDALLRTMVLLIERGRYEVFPELLSSYNNIVSDTLNVADATVYTPFPLTEQEQAEVSATFGQLSGKRLRIQNVIDESLIGGLKVVIGDKLYDGSVSGKLERLEKSFRRQA
- the atpA gene encoding F0F1 ATP synthase subunit alpha; the encoded protein is MSIRPEEISTLIKSQIEQYKSDIEVVEVGTVIQVSDGIARVYGLQNAMSGELLEFSNGVMGMALNLEANNVGVVILGEYTDIREGDQVKRTGRIMEVPVGEALLGRVVNPLGQPVDGKGPIAATEFRPVEGSAPGVIDRKSVHEPMQTGIKAIDAMVPIGRGQRELIIGDRQTGKTAIAIDAIINQKGQGVKCIYVAIGQKQSTVAQVVETLRRHGALEYTIIVTASASDPSPLLYIAPYAGCAMGEYFMYKGEHALIIYDDLSKQAAAYRELSLLLRRPPGREAFPGDVFYLHSRLLERAAKLSDARGGGSLTALPFIETQASDVSAYIPTNVISITDGQIFLESDLFYAGQRPAINVGISVSRVGGSAQIKAMKKVAGTLRLDLAQYRELQAFAQFGSDLDKSTLSRLNRGARMMEILKQGVNQPLLVEQQVVSLYTAVKGHLDDIPVADVRRFESEFLSFMTTSHDAVLQSIRDTKDLTSDNEAALVEAIQAFKKGFATS